TGCTGGCCACACACAGAAAAATACGTGCACGCCTGGCATTGGCGACAGGGGCTGCAGCCGCAATCACGCATTGTTTTCTCAATCCAGCAAGCACGCCGAGAGGCACGTCCCAGCAGTGGTGAGCGCCGATTGCCCGTGGGCGCGAACGCTATCAGAAACAAAAGCGGACACAAAAGCGGACCGAATCACCTGTGGCCCACCCCCTCCCCCACCCCTCTCCCTGGCTTCGCCTCGTCGTTCATACGGAGATTCCCTTTCCCGCttgtttcttttgttttccttttttctttttccgCTTTCTTCCATTCGGAAATGCGGGATTGGCGCAGTGCGCTGTGCGGGTGCACCCGCACAGCGCACTGCGCGAACGGACAGCTACACGTCGAAGAACTAAATGATCTGGTGGTTCCTCCGGTTCGGCCCCATGGCGCTTGGCAGAGCACGCAATTGATACGACTACACGCTCACAATCCCGTCATGGCCGCCCTTCTGGATTTACCGTTGCCGGGATAGTGCCGCTAAACCCCTCAATTctcgtttctttttctttatttagggcgttctttctttttctcgTATCGCGTGAAATTCCTCATTACTGATTATACTCTGGTTTCTAAAACTATATAAGCGTATGGGgatattttgaaacagAACCTAAATTAGGATTCTGCAATAGTCGGTATCCACTGccaaaaacaacaacaacaacaacacaTACTTTATTCTATTGCGCACAGGTAGAACAcggtatatatataacaacATCGGTTTTTTCCACAGAGCACACAGCATAAACTaccaaaaattaaaaaagcAAACCACAGCACCAGTACACAACACAGACAGAAGAACATGAATCTATATTCTCCACAACTGGAGCATTCTCAGCTGAACGCTATCAATCCAAGGCTGGGCCCTGTCCCGCATCCTCCTGCCGTTCAAAAC
The Tetrapisispora phaffii CBS 4417 chromosome 8, complete genome DNA segment above includes these coding regions:
- the TPHA0H02770 gene encoding uncharacterized protein; this translates as MTRRPPPSPLAFGPHSWREGPFLRYDVVSFQPFGIEPYQSAALCWPHTEKYVHAWHWRQGLQPQSRIVFSIQQARREARPSSGERRLPVGANAIRNKSGHKSGPNHLWPTPSPTPLPGFASSFIRRFPFPLVSFVFLFSFSAFFHSEMRDWRSALCGCTRTAHCANGQLHVEELNDLVVPPVRPHGAWQSTQLIRLHAHNPVMAALLDLPLPG